One Caviibacter abscessus genomic window, TTATTCATATAATGCAAATAAAATAATAAACTCAGGTAGAATAACATTAAAAGGAAATTTTAAGTCAGAAAATGAATTAATGAAAAAACAAATGATAAAGGTTGCAAGCATACTTAAAAAAAATTCAAGAAAACTTCTAAATACTTATGGAGAAATAAAAGGAATTAATGTTGAAATGAATACTAATAATAGTGCAAGATACCTAAATTCCAATAAAGTAGTGCTATATTTTAACAAGGAGAATTAAAAATGGAATTTGAAAGATTTACAGATTTAAATGAACATATGGAAGATAACACTACAAATAATTTAAGACCTAAAACCTTTGATGATTACATAGGTCAGGAAAAACTAAAAAAAGCTATGCAACTATATATTAAAGCAGCAATGTTAAGAGATGAACCAGTAGATCATATATTACTTTACGGTCCTCCAGGACTTGGGAAAACGTCTCTTGCTTATGTTGTTGCAAATGAAATGAATAAAAATATTAAAATAACATCAGGTCCAGTACTTGAAAAATCAGGAGATTTGGCATCTATATTAACATCGCTTGAAGATGGAGATATACTTTTTATTGATGAAATACATAGACTTAATACTACAGTTGAAGAAATACTTTATCCTGCCATGGAAGATGGAGAAATTGATATTTTAATAGGTAAAGGACATGCTGCAAAAAGTATAAGAATTGAGCTTCCAAGATTTACTTTAATAGGAGCTACAACGAATGCAGGAAAACTTTCAAAACCTCTTCGTGACAGATTTGGAGTAACTCACAGAATGGAAATGTATACAAATGAGGAACTTGAAAAAATATTAATGAGAAGTGCAAGTATTTTTGATATTTCTTATGAACAAGATGCAATTTCTAATATGGCAAAAAGAAGCAGAGGTACACCAAGACTTGCAAACAGACTTTTAAAACGTGCAAGAGATTATGCTACCATTAATTGTAACGGAGTAATAGATCAAAAAGCAGTAAATGGAATACTTAACTTATTGGAAATTGATGAATACGGTCTTGATTCTATGGATAGAAGTATTATTGTTAAAATAATAGAAAATTATAATGGAGGACCTGTTGGACTTGAAACTTTATCAATATTATTAGGAGAAGATAAAAGAACCGTTGAAGAAGTATATGAACCGTATTTAATTAATCAAGGTTTATTAAAAAGAACGCATCGTGGTAGAGTGGTTACTGATAAGGCATACAAACATTTAGGAATAAAGGAGAAACCTAATGTTTAGTATGGTTATTGAAAAAGAAAATATAAAAAATGGCGATATACATATTTATGATAAAAAAGATATCAATCATATTGTTAATGTACATAGATGTAATATAAATGATGAAATAAGAGTGGTAGATAATGAATATGAATATATAGCAAAAATATTTTCTATATCAAAAAAAGAAATAATATTAAAAATTATTAATAAATTTGAAAATAAATATAGTTTGAATATAAATATTGATGCAGCAATTTCACTTATAAAAAACGATAAGATGAATTTGATAATTCAAAAACTTACAGAACTTGGTATACGAAACATTATACCTATAAAAACAAAAAGAGTTGTTGTTAAAATAAATGATAGTAAAGAAAAGTGGAATGATATAGTTAAAGAAAGTATGAAACAATGCCAAGCAGTACAAAAAACAAATATTACTCCAATTACTACACTTAATAAAATTGATTTAAAAGCATATGATAAAGTAATTTATTTATATGAAAATTCAAACAGTTCTAAAAAAATTACAGATATAATTGACAAAAATGATAAAAATATTTTATATGTCATAGGGCCTGAGGGTGGATTTGATATTTCAGAAATAGAATATTTAAAAAGTAAAAATACATATGAAATAAGCTTAGGACCTAGAATATTAAGGGCTGAAACAGCAGCAATTACAGTAGCAAGTATAATATCACATAATTATGGATATTAGTGCGAAAGGAGTTTTTAATGAAAAAAAATATACTGATAGCATTATTTTTCTTTGTTTTATCTAGTTGTGGATTAAATAAAGACTTAGGGCAACAAAATAAACTTGTAGTTTCTCAAGATAAATATTATATTTATTATGATAATGAAGTTATTGAATTACCTAAAGGGACATATATAACAAAAGAAAATAAAATAGAAGATTATTTTTCTAAATTCTTTGTATCATATGTAAAAGATGAAAAAAAATTATTATCAGATTTAAATAGATATTTTCCTCATAAGATAAATGGAGTACAAGAGGGTAACAAACCACAAAACTCATCTGTTATTCCAATTATAAAAGTTGAAAACAAACAACTTATAGATAGTGTAAAACTTGCAAAACTTTTGGCAGGAGAAACAGGAGAAGCCTTAGTTGCATATGATGACAGTTCAGAAATTGTTGAAGTAAAAGATAATTCTAATGTACAAATATCACTTGAAGGAAAATTAGTAAGTATTTTAAATGCAAATGGAATAGCAGGATTTGCTAAAAAATTAGGTAGAGCATTTGAATCTAACTTAAAAATGAAATATACAGCTGAAAATTATTCTGAAAACTTGAATATGACATATGTAATTAATCATAAATTATCTGATGAAGAATTAAGTAAGTTTATTAATAGTACAAATATAAAATACGTTAAAATAAAAAAAGATGATAAAATTAAACCGGAAGCAGATGTTGTGTTAATAACTGGAAATGATGCTAATGTAAATTATACAATTGAAGTTAAATCAATAAATGAAAATTCTGATTTAAAGGAATTATTACATGATTATAAAGTAAATGTTGTTAAAGTTGATAAAGCACAAGATGTTACAGTTATAAATTATAAAGCTGAAGATATATTAATAGCAAAAAAATTGCTTGGATATATACCTAGTGCTAAATTAGTTGAAGACAATACTTTAGATAATAAAATAGTTATTACAACAAATAAATAAGGAGAAAAAGTGTTAGATATTAAATATCAGGTAAAAAAAATTGTAGAAGCAATTGAAAACAAAAAAGGTGAAGATATTAAAGTATATGCTATGGAAGGAAAAACTCCATATTACGATTACTCTATAATTTGTACTGGTTCATCAACAAGAAATGTTGAAGCAATTACAACAGAGGTAAAAGACAGCATGGAAATAGTTAAGTCTATAGAAGGTCAGTCAGAAAGTGAATGGGTTTTAATAGATGGCGGAGATATAATAGTAAATATTTTTACAAAAGATGCAAGAAGTTACTA contains:
- the ruvB gene encoding Holliday junction branch migration DNA helicase RuvB; translation: MEFERFTDLNEHMEDNTTNNLRPKTFDDYIGQEKLKKAMQLYIKAAMLRDEPVDHILLYGPPGLGKTSLAYVVANEMNKNIKITSGPVLEKSGDLASILTSLEDGDILFIDEIHRLNTTVEEILYPAMEDGEIDILIGKGHAAKSIRIELPRFTLIGATTNAGKLSKPLRDRFGVTHRMEMYTNEELEKILMRSASIFDISYEQDAISNMAKRSRGTPRLANRLLKRARDYATINCNGVIDQKAVNGILNLLEIDEYGLDSMDRSIIVKIIENYNGGPVGLETLSILLGEDKRTVEEVYEPYLINQGLLKRTHRGRVVTDKAYKHLGIKEKPNV
- a CDS encoding RsmE family RNA methyltransferase, which encodes MFSMVIEKENIKNGDIHIYDKKDINHIVNVHRCNINDEIRVVDNEYEYIAKIFSISKKEIILKIINKFENKYSLNINIDAAISLIKNDKMNLIIQKLTELGIRNIIPIKTKRVVVKINDSKEKWNDIVKESMKQCQAVQKTNITPITTLNKIDLKAYDKVIYLYENSNSSKKITDIIDKNDKNILYVIGPEGGFDISEIEYLKSKNTYEISLGPRILRAETAAITVASIISHNYGY
- the rsfS gene encoding ribosome silencing factor; amino-acid sequence: MLDIKYQVKKIVEAIENKKGEDIKVYAMEGKTPYYDYSIICTGSSTRNVEAITTEVKDSMEIVKSIEGQSESEWVLIDGGDIIVNIFTKDARSYYKLDELYGEI